The following coding sequences lie in one Populus trichocarpa isolate Nisqually-1 chromosome 14, P.trichocarpa_v4.1, whole genome shotgun sequence genomic window:
- the LOC18104978 gene encoding wall-associated receptor kinase-like 14 isoform X1 — MILQQHTILFLAIFVISLIGGHASIKFSCNRTCGTSHLPYPFGFSANCDIHLNCSLNGEMLINDFPVQIVGQDTIKINLEPRCYRPVEALYNLSTKNYAPKSTNAILLNNCTSGFSPCNIPSISVRTHFESLNCSNNSSVSCFSKADTANGFFDYNMANISQCKYLLSSISAESFTGSGVSLETQMMELWWWLQGDCQCSKDAICTKVESPAGSGFRCQCRDGLIGDGYLAGVGCRKAAGCNPAKYLSGQCGAGARPAVLLGGIVAAVGVGLGLFCCLTRRNSISKAKSFRKLHRAEAADISIPIYPYKEIEKATNSFSEKQRIGTGAYGTVYAGKLSSDSWVAIKRIKHRDVDSIEQVINEIKLISSVSHPNLVRLLGCSIENDEQILVYEFMPNGTLCQHLQRVRGDGLDWPVRLAIATETAKAIAHLHSAIDPPIYHRDIKSSNILLDFDFKSKVADFGLSRHGMTDMSHISTVPQGTPGYLDPQYHQNFHLSDKTDVYSFGVVLIEIITAKKVLDFSRPQDEVNLASLAIDKIGRGLLDEIIDPFLDLHNDAWTFSSVHKVAELAFRCLAFHKDIRPSMMEVAAELEQIMLTRWPPSEEINCTTSLDFSQCSSSSHVSEKALNLTVKKTEIERRGLLVLQTQASRKSTERTDHNSPMSVQDPWLSEQSSPSSSSLLNNVIVE, encoded by the exons atgatcCTACAACAACATACTATCCTCTTCTTAGCAATCTTTGTTATTTCATTAATCGGAGGTCATGCATCCATCAAGTTCAGCTGCAACAGAACATGTGGCACCAGCCATCTTCCATACCCTTTTGGATTCTCTGCCAATTGTGACATCCATTTAAATTGTAGCCTAAATGGTGAAATGcttatcaatgatttcccagtccAGATTGTAGGCCAAGATACAATAAAGATCAATCTTGAACCCAGATGTTACCGTCCTGTCGAAGCCCTTTACAATCTTTCTACCAAAAACTATGCTCCAAAATCAACAAACGCAATTCTTCTAAACAACTGTACCTCTGGATTTTCACCGTGCAATATACCTTCCATAAGCGTGCGGACTCATTTCGAGTCACTTAATTGTTCAAATAACAGCAGCGTAAGTTGTTTTTCTAAGGCGGATACAGCAAATGGATTCTTTGATTATAACATGGCCAATATTAGCCAGTGCAAGTATCTTTTGTCATCGATTTCAGCGGAGTCTTTCACTGGTTCTGGTGTTTCCTTAGAGACTCAGATGATGGAGCTATGGTGGTGGCTTCAAGGGGACTGCCAGTGCTCTAAGGATGCCATTTGTACTAAAGTTGAATCACCTGCAGGGTCAGGATTTCGGTGCCAGTGCAGAGATGGACTAATTGGTGATGGATATCTTGCCGGGGTCGGCTGCCGGAAAG CTGCAGGTTGCAATCCTGCAAAGTACTTGTCTGGTCAATGTGGAGCAGGGGCTAGACCAGCTGTTTTACTTGGAG GCATTGTAGCTGCAGTAGGGGTCGGTCTGGGTCTATTTTGCTGTCTCACGAGGAGGAATTCCATTTCAAAAGCCAAAAGCTTCAGAAAACTCCACCGCGCTGAAGCTGCAGATATCAGCATTCCCATCTATCCTTATAAAGAAATAGAGAAGGCCACAAATAGTTTCTCTGAGAAACAAAGAATTGGGACCGGCGCTTATGGAACTGTTTATGCTGGAAAACTTAGCAGTGATTCATGGGTTGCCATTAAGAGGATCAAACATAGAGACGTGGACAGCATTGAGCAGGTCATTAATGAAATCAAGCTCATTTCTTCTGTGAGTCACCCGAATTTAGTCCGCCTCTTAGGTTGCTCCATAGAAAACGACGAGCAAATTCTTGTCTACGAATTCATGCCCAATGGTACATTGTGCCAGCATTTACAAAGAGTAAGAGGTGATGGACTTGACTGGCCTGTTCGCCTCGCCATTGCTACCGAAACTGCTAAAGCAATAGCCCATCTCCACTCTGCTATTGATCCCCCGATATACCATAGAGATATCAAGTCGAGCAACATACTTTTAGACTTCGACTTCAAGTCCAAAGTTGCAGATTTTGGTCTTTCTAGACATGGCATGACTGACATGTCGCACATCTCTACGGTCCCACAAGGAACTCCAGGGTACCTTGATCCTCAGTACCATCAAAACTTCCATCTTTCGGACAAAACTGACGTTTATAGCTTTGGTGTAGTTCTCATTGAGATCATAACAGCAAAGAAGGTGCTGGACTTTTCGAGGCCTCAAGATGAAGTGAATTTGGCTTCTCTTGCTATTGACAAGATTGGCAGGGGGCTATTGGATGAGATCATAGATCCATTCCTTGATTTACATAATGATGCTTGGACCTTTTCTTCAGTGCATAAAGTGGCAGAACTGGCATTTAGATGCCTCGCTTTTCATAAAGACATCAGGCCTTCGATGATGGAAGTTGCAGCAGAATTAGAGCAGATAATGCTTACCAGATGGCCACCTTCAGAGGAAATAAACTGCACAACTTCATTAGATTTTTCCCAATGCTCTTCTTCATCCCATGTCAGCGAGAAGGCTCTAAACTTAAcggttaaaaaaacagaaatagaGAGAAGAGGTTTGTTGGTTTTGCAGACACAGGCCAGTAGAAAGTCAACTGAAAGGACCGATCATAATTCACCTATGTCTGTTCAAGATCCATGGTTAAGTGAACAAAGCTCTCCTTCATCGAGCAGTTTGCTAAATAACGTTATAGTTGAGTGA
- the LOC18104978 gene encoding wall-associated receptor kinase-like 14 isoform X2, which produces MILQQHTILFLAIFVISLIGGHASIKFSCNRTCGTSHLPYPFGFSANCDIHLNCSLNGEMLINDFPVQIVGQDTIKINLEPRCYRPVEALYNLSTKNYAPKSTNAILLNNCTSGFSPCNIPSISVRTHFESLNCSNNSSVSCFSKADTANGFFDYNMANISQCKYLLSSISAESFTGSGVSLETQMMELWWWLQGDCQCSKDAICTKVESPAGSGFRCQCRDGLIGDGYLAGVGCRKGCNPAKYLSGQCGAGARPAVLLGGIVAAVGVGLGLFCCLTRRNSISKAKSFRKLHRAEAADISIPIYPYKEIEKATNSFSEKQRIGTGAYGTVYAGKLSSDSWVAIKRIKHRDVDSIEQVINEIKLISSVSHPNLVRLLGCSIENDEQILVYEFMPNGTLCQHLQRVRGDGLDWPVRLAIATETAKAIAHLHSAIDPPIYHRDIKSSNILLDFDFKSKVADFGLSRHGMTDMSHISTVPQGTPGYLDPQYHQNFHLSDKTDVYSFGVVLIEIITAKKVLDFSRPQDEVNLASLAIDKIGRGLLDEIIDPFLDLHNDAWTFSSVHKVAELAFRCLAFHKDIRPSMMEVAAELEQIMLTRWPPSEEINCTTSLDFSQCSSSSHVSEKALNLTVKKTEIERRGLLVLQTQASRKSTERTDHNSPMSVQDPWLSEQSSPSSSSLLNNVIVE; this is translated from the exons atgatcCTACAACAACATACTATCCTCTTCTTAGCAATCTTTGTTATTTCATTAATCGGAGGTCATGCATCCATCAAGTTCAGCTGCAACAGAACATGTGGCACCAGCCATCTTCCATACCCTTTTGGATTCTCTGCCAATTGTGACATCCATTTAAATTGTAGCCTAAATGGTGAAATGcttatcaatgatttcccagtccAGATTGTAGGCCAAGATACAATAAAGATCAATCTTGAACCCAGATGTTACCGTCCTGTCGAAGCCCTTTACAATCTTTCTACCAAAAACTATGCTCCAAAATCAACAAACGCAATTCTTCTAAACAACTGTACCTCTGGATTTTCACCGTGCAATATACCTTCCATAAGCGTGCGGACTCATTTCGAGTCACTTAATTGTTCAAATAACAGCAGCGTAAGTTGTTTTTCTAAGGCGGATACAGCAAATGGATTCTTTGATTATAACATGGCCAATATTAGCCAGTGCAAGTATCTTTTGTCATCGATTTCAGCGGAGTCTTTCACTGGTTCTGGTGTTTCCTTAGAGACTCAGATGATGGAGCTATGGTGGTGGCTTCAAGGGGACTGCCAGTGCTCTAAGGATGCCATTTGTACTAAAGTTGAATCACCTGCAGGGTCAGGATTTCGGTGCCAGTGCAGAGATGGACTAATTGGTGATGGATATCTTGCCGGGGTCGGCTGCCGGAAAG GTTGCAATCCTGCAAAGTACTTGTCTGGTCAATGTGGAGCAGGGGCTAGACCAGCTGTTTTACTTGGAG GCATTGTAGCTGCAGTAGGGGTCGGTCTGGGTCTATTTTGCTGTCTCACGAGGAGGAATTCCATTTCAAAAGCCAAAAGCTTCAGAAAACTCCACCGCGCTGAAGCTGCAGATATCAGCATTCCCATCTATCCTTATAAAGAAATAGAGAAGGCCACAAATAGTTTCTCTGAGAAACAAAGAATTGGGACCGGCGCTTATGGAACTGTTTATGCTGGAAAACTTAGCAGTGATTCATGGGTTGCCATTAAGAGGATCAAACATAGAGACGTGGACAGCATTGAGCAGGTCATTAATGAAATCAAGCTCATTTCTTCTGTGAGTCACCCGAATTTAGTCCGCCTCTTAGGTTGCTCCATAGAAAACGACGAGCAAATTCTTGTCTACGAATTCATGCCCAATGGTACATTGTGCCAGCATTTACAAAGAGTAAGAGGTGATGGACTTGACTGGCCTGTTCGCCTCGCCATTGCTACCGAAACTGCTAAAGCAATAGCCCATCTCCACTCTGCTATTGATCCCCCGATATACCATAGAGATATCAAGTCGAGCAACATACTTTTAGACTTCGACTTCAAGTCCAAAGTTGCAGATTTTGGTCTTTCTAGACATGGCATGACTGACATGTCGCACATCTCTACGGTCCCACAAGGAACTCCAGGGTACCTTGATCCTCAGTACCATCAAAACTTCCATCTTTCGGACAAAACTGACGTTTATAGCTTTGGTGTAGTTCTCATTGAGATCATAACAGCAAAGAAGGTGCTGGACTTTTCGAGGCCTCAAGATGAAGTGAATTTGGCTTCTCTTGCTATTGACAAGATTGGCAGGGGGCTATTGGATGAGATCATAGATCCATTCCTTGATTTACATAATGATGCTTGGACCTTTTCTTCAGTGCATAAAGTGGCAGAACTGGCATTTAGATGCCTCGCTTTTCATAAAGACATCAGGCCTTCGATGATGGAAGTTGCAGCAGAATTAGAGCAGATAATGCTTACCAGATGGCCACCTTCAGAGGAAATAAACTGCACAACTTCATTAGATTTTTCCCAATGCTCTTCTTCATCCCATGTCAGCGAGAAGGCTCTAAACTTAAcggttaaaaaaacagaaatagaGAGAAGAGGTTTGTTGGTTTTGCAGACACAGGCCAGTAGAAAGTCAACTGAAAGGACCGATCATAATTCACCTATGTCTGTTCAAGATCCATGGTTAAGTGAACAAAGCTCTCCTTCATCGAGCAGTTTGCTAAATAACGTTATAGTTGAGTGA